Genomic window (Paenibacillus sp. 37):
TCCATTGTTGCCAGAATCCATTCCCTGAACATGCCAGCTTATTATATGTCTAGCTTGTACGGAATATGTTTTTTCCATTCGAACGATGGAGCAATAATTACAAATAGTTCATCGGATTTACAGCGGTACCGTTATCTCTCACTTCAAAGTGCAAATGAGGTCCAGTAGAGTTCCCTGTATTTCCTGACTCAGCAATGGTATCCCCTTTGCTTACTGTGTCTCCCTTGCTGACTTTGAATCCACCTTCGCGCAAGTGACCATATAACGTCCATAGTCCACCGCCGTGGTCCACAATAACCGTATAGCCATAACCGCTATACCATTCAGCCATGATCACGATTCCGCCAGAAGCAGCGTGAACCGAAGTTCCCTGAGGAACAGCAAAATCGACACCTGCATGCATCTTACCAACTACGCCCGTAATTGGATGGGTACGGGGGCCGAATCCAGAAGAAATACGTCCTCCAGATACTGGTTTTGAGAAGATACCATTACCGGATGAATAGGTAACCTCACTGCTGCTATCCGAGCTGACTCTGGTTGGTGCCTTGGCTGCAGCTTTCGCCCGGGCAGCAGCTGCGGCTTTTGCTTTAGCCGCTGCGGCTGCCTGCTGTTCACGCAATTTATTTTTCTCTTGAAGAAGGGCCGAACGTTTGCTGGCAATCTGCATTAACACATCTTCCTGCTCTTGTGTCAGCTCTTCTGACTCTTCAATTTTAGCATCATATGAAGCGAGAAGCACTTGCTTTTCCGCTTCTTTTTCATTCAATTGGGACTTGCGCTGTTTCTTCTGTGCATACAGGCTCTTGGCTTCCGCATATTGCACATCCAATTCTGCCTTTTTGTCCACGACCAGTTGCTTGTCCGCTTTGTGCTCATCCAGCAGATGCTGATCCTGGTCCACAATCGTTTTGAGTGAATCCGCACGGGTCAGGAAGTCAGTGAAGCTAGTAGAGGACAACAATACATCCAGATAGGATACAGCACCGTCCGTATACATCAGGCGCACGCGTGACTCCAACAATTTTTCCCTTGCAACAATGCGTTCTTCTGCCGCTTGCAGATCTTTTTTCGTTGTACGGAGATCTTCCTCCGTGTTCTCGATCTGCAAGGATACACTCGCCAGTTCATCACTAACGACATTGATCTGTTCCATGACAACCTTCAGATAAGCGTTGGTTTTGTTCTTGTAATGCTGTGCTTCCTTTTTGTTGGAAGCCGCTTTTTTTTGCTCCTGCTTGGCAGAAGCCGCCTTGCTCTCCAGTTGCTGAATCTGTTGGTCAATATCGCTGATGCTACTCTTGGCATATCCGTCAGAAGGTTGAAGCGTCAAACTGGCCAATAACGTAAAGGCCAGCAGCGAAGCGGTTTTTTTCAAAATGATGATCCCCCATCCTATGATTTCACAAGAAAGCAACCTGCACAGGTGGTGAACAGCATGTTCTTTGCTTTCTTCAATCTTAAAAGACTCCGTCTTTCCTACATATCGTCAAACAGCGTCCATTAATGAACCTGCTTTACCATTCTTTTCGACATATTCTGCAATTCGACCGTTGAAAACAAAATTAAACATTGAGTGATTTCCGAATGGACAGTGTACTTCCCAAAATACCTACCAGCACACCGAGTCCAATCAACAGTGTTCCAAACAGCAACCAGATTTCGCCGAGCGGAATCAAGTTAAGCATCTGCATGAAGACATCCTGACCAATCGTCTTCATCAACTGGCTGTATCCAACGAACAGCACCCCAACCGTAATGACCGATCCAATAAATCCAATGAGTGCACCTTCAATAAAGAAAGGCCAGCGAATAAAGGTATTGGTTGCACCAACAAGCTTCATAATTCCGATCTCCCGGCGACGTGCCAGAATCGTTACGCGAATCGTATTCGAGATCAGGAACATGGACATCAGACCCAGTCCCCCGACAAAAATAAATCCGATGTTACGAACAAGTTTCGTAAATTTGAACAACACTTCCACCGTTTCCTTGCCGTAGTTCACTTTCATGATCGGCTTCTCCGGGTGTTTTTCGTTCAAAGCTTCGATTTTTTGCGCCACAAAAGTGACGGTTTCCGGTTCAATGACCTCAACTTCAATGGTCTCCGGCAGTGGGTTGTTGTCCACATCGAAACCGCTAAGCACGTTATCTGCACTCTCTCCAAGACGCTCACGGAACTCCTTGAGTCCTTCTTCCTTGGAAACAAAACGAATCTCACTTACTTCAGGCATCGCGCTGATTTCTTGCTCCAGTGTGTTACGCAGGTTCTCGTCCACATTCAGCTCGAGGAACGTGCTGATCTCCACTTGGCTATCAACCTGATTCGCCATGGAGTTCACATTGAGCACCAGTAGCATAAACACACCAAGAATCAATAGCGACACAATGATGGACATGATGGAGGCCACAGACATCCAGCCGTTGCGGAATACGTTTTTGAATCCCTCCCGCAGATGGCGCAAGAGAGTACTAAAATTCATAACCGTATTCCCCTCTCATCTGATCCCGTACAATCTGTCCACGTTCAATGGCGATTACCCGTTTACGCATCGTGTTTACGATATCTTTGTTGTGGGTCGCCATAACAATGGTTGTCCCCCGGAAATTAATCTCATCCAGCAGTTGCATAATCCCCCATGACGTCTCCGGATCGAGGTTCCCCGTAGGCTCGTCCGCGATAATAACCGACGGGTTATTGACGATAGCCCGTGCAATGGCAATACGTTGCTGTTCTCCACCCGAGAGCTGTGAAGGTTCGCGATTTGCCTTACTCCGCAGTCCCACCAAGTCGAGCACTTCCATCACCCGTTTTTTGATATGACGTTTCGGCGCTTCAATAACTTCCATCGCAAATGCCACATTCTCAAATGCTGTCATCCGTGGCAGCAGACGAAAATCTTGGAACACAACGCCGATGTTACGACGCACATAAGGAATCTTTCTTGGCTTCAACTTACCAATATTAAATCCGTTAATGGATATTTGTCCTTTTGTCGGAACTTCTTCTCTGTACATCAATTTCATAAATGTCGATTTACCTGCGCCGGACGGACCGACGATATAGACAAATTCATTGCGGTCGATCTTCACCGACACCCCTTGTAATGCGTGGGTCCCATTGGCGTAGGTCTTCCACACGTCCTGCATTTCTATCACATCATCACTTCCTGCTCGCATAGTTAGCCATTATCATTTCGACACAATCCCGGCATTTCCTTTAAAAAGACCTGAATTTCATCAGGGAAAAATCCACTTCGTTCCTGTTTCAATGGTGAAGCATGGATTCATATGAAGTTTATTGTAACAAATTTGTTACCTATTGAGTACCCGAAAGTTTTCCTGCATTGGATCATATATATAGAAAGTGTTACAAAGTCGGGAACAACTGAAGTATAAAGGAGCGTACGGTTATGAAAAAAATACATTTGACGGTCATTGTTCTATTCTCCATCCTCTTGATCGGCTCCGCGTCTTATGGATTGCTGTATATGTACGTGAATCAACCTGCCCTGCCCAAAGATGTTCATGTTGGCGGCATGCTGGTGGAGGGGAAGAATCGCAAGAACGTATTGCATGAATTGGATGAACAGATCCAAAAGCTGGAGGACTGGCCTGTCACCTTTGAAGTGACTGAACCCACCCCCCAGACGATGTCGTATACCGCAGCTCAGGTGGGGGTGAGCTACAACGTTAACAGCTTGAAAACCGCGATACAGCAGCTGGAGGAAGGTAACCTGTGGGAACGCGCTTATGCACGTTATCATTTTCCGAAAGAGTTCTCTCTCGATATGAACTACGACTCCAGACCACTCCAAGAACATCTCAGCCCTGCCTGGGAAAAAGAAACCTTCGGTACACCTGCGGACGCTGTTCGCCGCATTACCACAAGTGACAAAGTCCAGTATATCCCGGAAAAGGGCGTCCGCCGCATTGATTGGAATACACTCACAAATCTCATACAAACGAAGCTGCACAGGGATTTCAGTGTACTGAACCCGGATGAGAAACCTGCCCCATTGCTAATACATGTACCACTGTATACGCTGAAGCCTGAAGTAACCCTTGATTCGCTGCGCCAGGAAGGCATTGACCGAAAGATCATCCAGTTCTCCACGGGTCTGGGTAATAGTAGTGAAGGCCGCATACATAATGTCAGCGCAGCGGCGGAAGCGATTAACGGCATGATTTTACCACCGGATGCCACATTCGATTATGAGAAAGTCATCCGTAAGGCTGAAAAAGATTATGGGTTTCGTGAGGCCCCGGTCATTGTCAATGGAAGACTAACCCCCGGAATTGGCGGGGGAATCTGCCAGGTATCAAGTACAGTGTATAATGCAGCGCTATTGACGGGTCTTGATATTATTGAGCGTCGCAACCATTCCCTGCCGGTCAAATATTTGCCCAAAGGACTGGATGCCACCTTTGCGTCGGGAGCCATCAACTTTCGCTTCAAAAATAATACTGGAAAATCCTTACTCATTCATGCAGAGGTGAAGAATCACCAATTGATGGTGAAATTTTTCGGCACCTTCCCGGAGAACGTCAGCTATGCACTTGAATCTCGGACCATTGAAACATTAAGTGTTCCAGTAAAATATGTGTCTAGTACGGTACTGCCTGATGGTGCACAGCAGGTGCTGCAAGACGGACAGCCTGGATATATTGTGGAGACGGTAAGAACCAAGAGGCTGGACGGCAAAGTGGTCGAATCCAAAACGATTACACGGGACACGTACAAAGCTCAGAATCGCCTCATTGCCCGCTCCGGTCATAGCAGCCTACCTGACCCGCAAGGGCCTTCTGTGGTCGAGGACGGGATCAGCGATACAAAGCAGCCTTAATTTTGTTCAAAGCAACCGACAACTTACAGATCACGGAATGGTACAAACAAGGTCCTGCCGTAATTCATGGATAAGCATAAGCTGATCACACGAAAACAAAAAGACACACTTCACGTCCCTTTTGAGGATAAGCGAGAAGTGTGTCTCTACATTTTCAAGATAAGTTAATCGAGTTTTACCAATCTAAGATTAACTTTACTACCGTAACTCACGATTTACTGCATTACGGTTTAGTGACCGCCGGTGTATTCGCCTTGCTCTTCGCCTACAACCATCTTCTCTTTTCCCATGAAGAAGGAAGCGACCAACGCGAGTGCAGCCGGAATCACAGCCCAGGCAAATAACTGCACGATGGAAGAAGATAGAGCATGTGTGATGGTATCCAGCACCTGAGGCGGAATCGCCTGTCTGAGCTCTGGTGAGAGCAACGCATGTGGATCGGTCAGATCCACTCCCTGCGGCACGCCACCCGCTGAAGTACCACCTGCTTCCGCAGCTGAACCAGCGAGGGCATCATTCATTTTGCGTGTAAACACCTGGCTCTGGACGATACCAAAGATCGTAATCCCCATTGTCATACCGAGTGACCGCAAAAAGTTAAGTGTGGAGCTTGCGGCTCCGCGTCTTTGCGGTTCAAATGCATTCATGGCTGCATTGCTAAGTACGGAGAACGAAGCACCGACACCCAGACCAACCATCACCATGTAGATACGTATCGTCCAGAGGGAAGAACTCTCATCCAACGTAGTCAGCAATCCGAGTCCAATGACAAGTAAGGCCAACGTAGGAATCATGATATTGCGATATTTGATTTTGGTCATGAGCACACCGCCCAGGGACGCCGTCACAACGGACCCCAGCATCATCGGTAAAAGTACGAGACCGGAGTTGGTCGCTTTACCACCAAGTACCCCCTGTATAAAGATCGGAATGTACACGGATGCTGTAATGAACGCCGCACCACTGAACATACCAATAACGTTACTGGACCAGTAGACCCGGTTGCGGAACATGCTGAAGGAGATGATTGGTTCTTTGGCTTTGGTTTCTGCAAACAGGAAAAGCAGCGCTAATGCTACAAATCCGGCAAACAAGCCAAGAATCTGCCAGGAACCCCAGGCAAACGTTTTGCCGCCCAGTTCCAGACCAAAGATCAGGCACACAACAGCACCGATCAGCGTTACAGCACCCAGCCAGTCGATCTGTTGGGATTGATGCTGATGAGACTCTTTGTAGAAGAATGCAATAAACACAAATGCAATCAAGCCGAGTGGCAGGTTGATATAGAATACCCATTCCCATGTCGCATACTGAGTAATATAAGCACCAAGCAATGGTCCAAAGACGCTGGACAGACCAAAGACCGCTCCAAACAACCCACCCAATTTACCACGAGATTCTGGTGCAACGACATCAAACATAATCGTAAAGGCAATCGGCACCAAGGCACCCGCACCAATACCCTGAATCGCTCTGTACATCGTCAATTCCACAATAGACGTTGCCGTTCCGCACAGTGCTGAGCCGAGCATAAACACAATAATACCAAATACAAAAAACTTCTTTCGTCCATACATATCGGATAACTTACCGAAGATCGGCATCCCTGCCATCTCAGCCACCATGTACGCGGAGGTAACCCAGACGAACTTGTCGAGCCCACCCAGTTTCCCGACAATATCCCCCATAGCCGTTGCCACGATGGTATTATCCATCGAAGCCATTAGTATGCTGAGCAGTAACCCTGCCAGCACCAATCCAATACTGTTTTTACGTGCAACCATTGTACTCAATCTCTCCATTCACGCTCTATTCATATGACTGCATTAGTATATCCGAAAAGAAGTTTACGTTAATCAGTCCAAGGACCGATTGCTTTGCAGCAAAACTTCCGATTGCGGATGAATTTGCAGAGATGAACGGTATTCCACTGTACCGATCCGGCAGCCAGGACCGATTTTTATTTTATCGCCACGCACAATCTCGGCCTCCGTATTTTCTAATTCAATATCATCACCTTCGATAATCTGTGCCTTGAGAATTGACTTATTCCCCGTAAACAAGTCATTCAACCGGCCACTCTTCACCGAGATGATGGCACCGCCCATTTCCTTGACCTCTGATGGACCCATGATTTTGAGTGACATGTGTTCAGCGCTGAGCATCCCCGCTATCGTCAACCGTCCGTTCAGCTTGATATTTTCCGCCTGACAATCCCCGGACAGATGAAGTTCACCTACCACTTTTATATGCTCAGCTTTGGCATGCAGGCCAGATGCCTGGATTCCATCCTCACCATCGTTGCTGGTCTCTCGCTCTGTTAGAGTCAGGGTTCCGGTAATTTTAATATCTGTGGATTCAAGCGATCCGTATATGACCGATGTACCCGTACATTTGAAGCGATCACAAGATAGATTGTCGTTGAAGGATGCATCCCCTACGACCTTGACCTTGCCGTACACGCCCCCAGCAGAACTGCCATCACCAACGATGCTGATATCCATTTTTCTGTCCAAAGAACGCCCAGGATTGTTATTCATGTCGATCCCATCCCTTTCTCTCCATATCCAAAATTTAAATTCGCTGACTGCTGCCCACCTTGGCATCCTGATCTACCTCAAGTTCACCTGAATACTCGACCAGCCTGATGTTACAGCCGCGACCGATAAAAATGTTACTCCCCCGAACAATATCAGCTTCGGTATCTTCCAGCACAATCTCATCACCTTCAATTAAGGATGTCTTAAACGATGGAGTCCCGCCCAGGCCAATACTTTTCCAAAATCCATTCTGTTGTTCCTTGCGACGAATATCGATACGCTCTCCGCCAATCTCTTTAGCCGAAGAAGATGTGTGAAGTCGGATCTCCACCGTTCCTGCATTCAAAAAGCCACTGATCTTAATATTGCCTCGTACATTCAGGGACTCGCATTGCACATCCCCTTCAATATCAATCACACCGCCAATATCAATACGTTCCCCATCCACTCTTCCCCGTACGGTGCATTTCCCGTTCACTTCAAGCTCAGGGCTATGAAGATCTCCGTTAATTGTTGTCATACCATCCACACGAACACGCGAACTGGTCAAGGGGCCGTTCAACGTACACATGCCGTTAATCGTTGCACTCTCGGAGCTTAAAGCGCCGTGCATCTTCAATGTTCCATTCACTTCCATAGAGGTGCAGTCCAGGTTACCGTTCACCTTAGCCATGCCATCAATAGATACACGGTGAAAATTCCCGCCTGCCGTTTGACTTATGCCCGCCACATTCAGATCATTCCGCTTATTCCGCTCTTCCATAGATGATCCTCTCCTTATCCCAATTTGAGTTTTAATTCTTCCATAAATGTTCCCATCGGCTGCCTAAGAACCACTTTCACACCATTGTCAAAATAAAACTCCGTTCCTGCTGTTACCAGCATGAATGAAGGAACACCCATCTTACGAATAAGCACGAGTTCGCTGGGTTTGCCTGTAAAACGATAATAATGTTCAGACATCACATCGATCAGCAACGCACCCTCTTGCCGAGTAATATCTCCGCTCATTAACAGCTTATCAAGGACGTAGAGCATCATAATCTGCTCCAAAGCATACAACTGTTGTTCCCGACCTGCTTCTTTCAATAGATCCAGCGAGATTTGTGAAACAATGTTTCGCTCTAACAGTTGCTCTGCAGACATCTCCACTTCACCCAACGTAGGTGAGAACACGTCTGCCAGCTCATCCAGTGATAATCCGTCTTTCATATTGAGAATCTTGTCAATGCGCAGTAAAATCTGTTGTTTTGGAAAAAAGGTCTCTTGTCCGGTGTAGGACGACTTCCGAATGAACCATTCTTCCGGAATGAGATTTTTCCGCTTCCAACGGTATAACTGGCCGTATGAGATTCCTGTCAGGTCCAACAATTCTTTCTTGGAGATCAAATCTTCCGTCATATATGGTCCCCCTTTTTATTGAAATGAGTGTAACATAACATTGTTACGTTGTAAACAACGTCGTAACAATGTTGATCTTCCCTCCATTCCACTCATCTAACTTAGCCTGTTGAAACCTTACAATTTAGAGATACTCCTGCATGATTTTTTAATGTGCATCTTGTTATTGCATTGCACGAGCAATGCGTATAACCTGTTAAATATGGACACTTAAAAGCTATTAGGGAGCAATCCCGGCTCATCCTCTCAAGTCAAAAACACGTGGTTAACGAACTTATGAAAGGGGTTTCTTATACTCATGGCACTTATTAAATGTGATTTTTACTCCGATACACTTGGGCTGAGTACCAGCATGCATGTCATTCTGCCGCAACAAACCCACAATCAGATCGGTATGGAGAACGTGACAGGCAAAGGACTTCATCCAACCCTGTACCTGTTACACGGTCTATCGGATGATGATTCCATCTGGCTGCGCCGCACATCGATTGAACGTTATGTAGCGAACCTTGGAATCGCCGTTGTAATGCCGCAGGTACATCGCAGCTTCTATACGGATATGGTCGAAGGCGGACAATACTGGACGTTTATCAGCGAAGAACTGCCCTCACTTGCTCGTTCTTTCTTCCCTCTATCACCAAAGCGTGAAGATAACTTCGTTGCTGGATTATCCATGGGTGGTTATGGCGCATTCAAGCTGGCCCTTCGTAAACCGGATCAATACGCGGCAGCTGCAAGTTTGTCCGGAGCACTCGATATGTCTGCACATATGGATAGAAACGCATCCTCCGCATTACAACAGACGGAGTTACAACGGATTTTTGGACCAGAGGTGGCAGGCACTGAGAATGATCTGATTCATCTGTTAAAAGAAAATCAATCTGGCGAAAGTCCTCGACCTTTGCTCTACCAATGTTGCGGAACGGAAGATTTCCTGTATGAGGATAATCAAACTTTCCGTCAAGCCTGTGAACAAACGAACTTCGAATTAACATACGAGGAAGGGCCTGGCGAACATGAGTGGGGCTATTGGGATACCAAGATTCAGGATGTATTGAAATGGTTGCCTTTACAAAAGCGCGATTAGTAGAGAATTGCAATCGAGCTACCGCGAGTAACTAAACTGGTACTCCGATAGTAGAACAACCTACCTTCCGTTCGCGGTTGAGTTCAATATATCTAGAGCACATCGCTGTAAAACACAAAAAAGCAGGCCATGGAGAACAAAGTTCTCTGGCCTGCTTCTTTATTGTCCTGTCGTATCTGTACAAATACCTATAGTGACCGTGGTATTAACCGCGGTTCGTAATCCATTGCTCGGTAATTTCCAGTACCTTCTCACTGCGTCCAATCGCTTCAGCAACTTGACCCGAAGCTGTCCCGCCGTAAACATTACGAGCGTTCACTACTGCTTCCGGTTGCAGCACATCATAGATGCGTTCATCAAACAGTGGTGAGAACTGACGGAATTCATCAATCGTCAGATCCAGCAAATACTTGCTGTTCTGGATGCAGTACAGTACCGTTTTACCAATCACTTCATGCGCCTGACGGAAAGGCAAGCCTTCGCCCACGAGGAAGTCGGCAATATCCGTAGCGTTGGAGAAATCCTGGTTGACCGCTTGACGCATCCGATCCTTGTTCACTGTCATTGTTGCGATCATTGGAGCAAACAGTTGCAGCGCACCCTCCAGCGTCGCTACTGTGTCAAACATGCCTTCTTTGTCTTCCTGCATGTCTTTGTTGTATGCCAGTGGAAGAGATTTCAATACCGTCAGCAAACCGATCAGGTTGCCGTACACACGTCCTGTTTTACCACGAACGAGTTCAGGAACATCCGGGTTTTTCTTCTGAGGCATAATGCTGCTGCCTGTGCAGAACGCATCGTCCAGTTCAACAAACCCAAACTCCGTGCTGCTCCACAGTACCAGCTCTTCACTCAGACGGGACAAGTGAGTCATGATGAGGGAAGCGGCTGCCAGGAACTCAACGATAAAGTCACGGTCACTTACTGCGTCCAGACTGTTCTCGTACACGCCATCAAAGCCCAGTTGTTCCGCCACAAAATGACGGTCAATCGGGAATGTTGTGCCTGCAAGCGCACCTGCGCCCAGTGGCAGGATGTTAATGCGTTTGTAGCTGTCCATCAGACGCTCCGCATCCCGTTGGAACATGGAGACATACGCCATCAGGTGATGGGCGAACAGAATCGGCTGTGCCCGTTGAAGATGCGTATAACCCGGTACAATGGTATCGAGGTTATCTTTTGCTTGTCCAATCAGTGCTTCCTGTAAGGAATGCAGCATGCCTACAAATCCAACCACGCGCTCACGCAAGTATAGGTGCATATCCGTTGCAACTTGGTCGTTCCGGCTACGGCCTGTATGTAACTTGCCACCTACAGGGCCAATCGTCTCGATCAGGTTTTTCTCAATATTCATGTGGATGTCTTCGTCCGATACGGAGAATTCCACTTCACCCGCACGGATTTTGTGCAGAACGGTGATCAGTCCTTCTTTGATGGTCTCTACATCTTCCGCCGGAAGAATACCACATTTGCCCAGCATCGTCACATGGGCCAGACTTCCTTGAATGTCTTCCTCAGCCAAAGCTTTGTCAAAGTTAATCGATGCCGTATATTCCTCAACCAAATGATTGGTTTGTTTTGTAAAACGTCCTCCCCACAGCTTGCTCACAGTGAGTACTCCCCTTTCGCTCATGGACAAAGCCGCTCCTGCCAGATGTGCAAGAACGGCCTGTCTTGTCAATTATATTAGTGTCGCTCTAGTATGCGGGTTGAAGTTAGTTTTTGTTTTGCTCCACACCGGAGTTTACTTTCAAACGCAGTGCATTCAGGCGGATAAAGCCTGTTGCATCGCCTTGATCGTAAGCTTGCGTTGGATCAGCTTCCATCGTTGCGATGTCCGGATTGTAGAGGCTGACAGGACTTTTCACACCTGCGCCGATGATGTTGCCTTTATACAATTTCACACGAACGGTACCTGTTACGTTCTTCTGGCTTTCAGTCACCAGCGCTTGCAGCGCCAGACGTTCCGGTGCGAACCAGAAACCGTTGTATACCAGTGTGCTGTAACGTGTGATCAGGCTATCACGCAGGTTCATCACTTCACGGTCCATCGTGATGGATTCCATTTTGCGATGAGCAGTGAACAAGATTGTTCCACCTGGTGTTTCGTACACGCCACGGCTCTTCATACCAACAAAACGGTTCTCAACCATATCTACACGACCAATGCCATGTTTGCCACCCAGCTCGTTCAGTTGCTCCATTACTTGCAGCGGGCTCAAGCGCTCACCGTTCAGAGCAACACAGTCGCCTTGTTCGAATTCAAGCTCAACATATTCCGCTTGATCTGGTGCATCTTCAGGTGCACTGCTCAGCAGGAACATATCTTTGTTCTCGTCCGCGCTTGGATCGAACCAAGGATCTTCTAGCACACCGCTCTCATAGCTGATATGCAGCAAGTTACGGTCTGTGGAGTATGGTTTAGCCGCAGATGCCGTTACCGGAATACCATGTTTCTCAGCGTAAGCAATCATCTCCGCACGTCCCGGGAATTGGTTACGGAATTCTTCCAGACGCCAAGGTGCAATGACGTTAATGTCTGGTGTCAGCGCAGCCGCGTTCAACTCAAAGCGAACTTGGTCATTTCCTTTACCCGTAGCGCCGTGAGCGATGGCTGTAGCGCCTTCTGCACGAGCGATATCCACCATGCGTTTAGCGATCAGTGGACGAGCAATACTTGTGCCAAGCAGGTATTGTCCTTCATAGAGGGCACCCGCCTGGAACATCGGATAGATGAAATCTTTTGCGAATTCATCGCGTAGATCGTCAATGTATACTTTGGAAGCGCCTGTTGCCAGTGCTTTTTCCTCCAAGCCATCCAATTCATCCTTTTGTCCGATATCCGCAGTGAAAGCGATAATCTCAGCATCATATGTTTCTTTCAACCATTTCAAAATTACAGATGTGTCCAACCCGCCTGAATACGCGAGCACAATTTTTTCCTTAGCCATGTTCAGTGGTCCTCCCCAAGATCAGTTACTATAAACTTTAATCTATCATCGCGAAATCTGCGCCTAAAATCAACCCATTCAATGAAATAGCAGCTATTCGCTCATTAACGCAGCCATCAATGCTTTCTGTGCATGCAAGCGATTCTC
Coding sequences:
- the ftsX gene encoding permease-like cell division protein FtsX — its product is MNFSTLLRHLREGFKNVFRNGWMSVASIMSIIVSLLILGVFMLLVLNVNSMANQVDSQVEISTFLELNVDENLRNTLEQEISAMPEVSEIRFVSKEEGLKEFRERLGESADNVLSGFDVDNNPLPETIEVEVIEPETVTFVAQKIEALNEKHPEKPIMKVNYGKETVEVLFKFTKLVRNIGFIFVGGLGLMSMFLISNTIRVTILARRREIGIMKLVGATNTFIRWPFFIEGALIGFIGSVITVGVLFVGYSQLMKTIGQDVFMQMLNLIPLGEIWLLFGTLLIGLGVLVGILGSTLSIRKSLNV
- a CDS encoding YhbD family protein encodes the protein MTEDLISKKELLDLTGISYGQLYRWKRKNLIPEEWFIRKSSYTGQETFFPKQQILLRIDKILNMKDGLSLDELADVFSPTLGEVEMSAEQLLERNIVSQISLDLLKEAGREQQLYALEQIMMLYVLDKLLMSGDITRQEGALLIDVMSEHYYRFTGKPSELVLIRKMGVPSFMLVTAGTEFYFDNGVKVVLRQPMGTFMEELKLKLG
- a CDS encoding VanW family protein, with amino-acid sequence MKKIHLTVIVLFSILLIGSASYGLLYMYVNQPALPKDVHVGGMLVEGKNRKNVLHELDEQIQKLEDWPVTFEVTEPTPQTMSYTAAQVGVSYNVNSLKTAIQQLEEGNLWERAYARYHFPKEFSLDMNYDSRPLQEHLSPAWEKETFGTPADAVRRITTSDKVQYIPEKGVRRIDWNTLTNLIQTKLHRDFSVLNPDEKPAPLLIHVPLYTLKPEVTLDSLRQEGIDRKIIQFSTGLGNSSEGRIHNVSAAAEAINGMILPPDATFDYEKVIRKAEKDYGFREAPVIVNGRLTPGIGGGICQVSSTVYNAALLTGLDIIERRNHSLPVKYLPKGLDATFASGAINFRFKNNTGKSLLIHAEVKNHQLMVKFFGTFPENVSYALESRTIETLSVPVKYVSSTVLPDGAQQVLQDGQPGYIVETVRTKRLDGKVVESKTITRDTYKAQNRLIARSGHSSLPDPQGPSVVEDGISDTKQP
- a CDS encoding MDR family MFS transporter produces the protein MVARKNSIGLVLAGLLLSILMASMDNTIVATAMGDIVGKLGGLDKFVWVTSAYMVAEMAGMPIFGKLSDMYGRKKFFVFGIIVFMLGSALCGTATSIVELTMYRAIQGIGAGALVPIAFTIMFDVVAPESRGKLGGLFGAVFGLSSVFGPLLGAYITQYATWEWVFYINLPLGLIAFVFIAFFYKESHQHQSQQIDWLGAVTLIGAVVCLIFGLELGGKTFAWGSWQILGLFAGFVALALLFLFAETKAKEPIISFSMFRNRVYWSSNVIGMFSGAAFITASVYIPIFIQGVLGGKATNSGLVLLPMMLGSVVTASLGGVLMTKIKYRNIMIPTLALLVIGLGLLTTLDESSSLWTIRIYMVMVGLGVGASFSVLSNAAMNAFEPQRRGAASSTLNFLRSLGMTMGITIFGIVQSQVFTRKMNDALAGSAAEAGGTSAGGVPQGVDLTDPHALLSPELRQAIPPQVLDTITHALSSSIVQLFAWAVIPAALALVASFFMGKEKMVVGEEQGEYTGGH
- a CDS encoding polymer-forming cytoskeletal protein is translated as MEERNKRNDLNVAGISQTAGGNFHRVSIDGMAKVNGNLDCTSMEVNGTLKMHGALSSESATINGMCTLNGPLTSSRVRVDGMTTINGDLHSPELEVNGKCTVRGRVDGERIDIGGVIDIEGDVQCESLNVRGNIKISGFLNAGTVEIRLHTSSSAKEIGGERIDIRRKEQQNGFWKSIGLGGTPSFKTSLIEGDEIVLEDTEADIVRGSNIFIGRGCNIRLVEYSGELEVDQDAKVGSSQRI
- the ftsE gene encoding cell division ATP-binding protein FtsE, translating into MIEMQDVWKTYANGTHALQGVSVKIDRNEFVYIVGPSGAGKSTFMKLMYREEVPTKGQISINGFNIGKLKPRKIPYVRRNIGVVFQDFRLLPRMTAFENVAFAMEVIEAPKRHIKKRVMEVLDLVGLRSKANREPSQLSGGEQQRIAIARAIVNNPSVIIADEPTGNLDPETSWGIMQLLDEINFRGTTIVMATHNKDIVNTMRKRVIAIERGQIVRDQMRGEYGYEF
- a CDS encoding alpha/beta hydrolase encodes the protein MALIKCDFYSDTLGLSTSMHVILPQQTHNQIGMENVTGKGLHPTLYLLHGLSDDDSIWLRRTSIERYVANLGIAVVMPQVHRSFYTDMVEGGQYWTFISEELPSLARSFFPLSPKREDNFVAGLSMGGYGAFKLALRKPDQYAAAASLSGALDMSAHMDRNASSALQQTELQRIFGPEVAGTENDLIHLLKENQSGESPRPLLYQCCGTEDFLYEDNQTFRQACEQTNFELTYEEGPGEHEWGYWDTKIQDVLKWLPLQKRD
- a CDS encoding murein hydrolase activator EnvC family protein, with amino-acid sequence MKKTASLLAFTLLASLTLQPSDGYAKSSISDIDQQIQQLESKAASAKQEQKKAASNKKEAQHYKNKTNAYLKVVMEQINVVSDELASVSLQIENTEEDLRTTKKDLQAAEERIVAREKLLESRVRLMYTDGAVSYLDVLLSSTSFTDFLTRADSLKTIVDQDQHLLDEHKADKQLVVDKKAELDVQYAEAKSLYAQKKQRKSQLNEKEAEKQVLLASYDAKIEESEELTQEQEDVLMQIASKRSALLQEKNKLREQQAAAAAKAKAAAAARAKAAAKAPTRVSSDSSSEVTYSSGNGIFSKPVSGGRISSGFGPRTHPITGVVGKMHAGVDFAVPQGTSVHAASGGIVIMAEWYSGYGYTVIVDHGGGLWTLYGHLREGGFKVSKGDTVSKGDTIAESGNTGNSTGPHLHFEVRDNGTAVNPMNYL